From the genome of Polynucleobacter sp. AM-7D1:
GGCGACGGAATGTCGATTTTGTTCGCTGTTGTCTTATCGGCCACAACAGCAGTATTAACGGGACTCCCACCAAACATCGATGGCTTTCCTTCATGAACTTGCCAGTTGTTGAACAACAAGATGCCCGACATGGAAAAGATTGCCCAAAGAATTGTTTTTTTATAGTCCATTTGCATTCACTTAATGATGATGAGATGTTGGTTTTACTGCTGGGTCGTAACCACCCTGTGACCATGGATTACAACGCAAAATACGCCATACCGATAGCCCAATACTTTTAAAGAATCCGTAATTTGTAAAGCAATCACATGCGTATTGAGAGCAGGAAGGTGCAAACTTACAATGCATACCAATATAAGGGCTAAGCGCTACTTGATAGAGCCGCACGAACTTAATGGCTGCCTTGTTTATTGGGTGCACGTTAAATTAGCCCCGCAATTTGTGTTCGCAGTATGTCTTTTTCTT
Proteins encoded in this window:
- the yidD gene encoding membrane protein insertion efficiency factor YidD, with the protein product MHPINKAAIKFVRLYQVALSPYIGMHCKFAPSCSQYACDCFTNYGFFKSIGLSVWRILRCNPWSQGGYDPAVKPTSHHH